A window of the Brassica napus cultivar Da-Ae chromosome C5, Da-Ae, whole genome shotgun sequence genome harbors these coding sequences:
- the LOC106412432 gene encoding protein RCC2 homolog yields the protein MKDSSVKLAYEAQPRPKAMASLAGETIVKVACGANHSVAVDKNGFVYTWGFGGYGSKAWGHRQHPRRIDVFQRHKVLPPNAIVSAGSANSACTAGGGQLYMWGKIKNNGDDWMYPKPMMDLSGWNLRWMDSGSMHHFVGADSSCISWGHAQYGELGYGPNDPLQRLKRWIYSGNACNGCGMRFIPFYGNS from the exons ATGAAGGATAGCTCGGTTAAACTCGCCTACGAAGCTCAGCCACGTCCTAAAGCCATGGCCTCTCTTGCAGGTGAAACAATTGTCAAAGTTGCATGTGGAGCAAATCACTCAG TGGCCGTCGATAAGAATGGGTTTGTTTACAC ATGGGGCTTTGGTGGATATGGAAG CAAGGCTTGGGGACATAGGCAGCATCCTCGCCGCATTGATGTGTTTCAGAGACATAAAGTTTTACCTCCTAATGCTATTGTCTCTGCTGGCTCTGCAAACTCTGCGTGTACTGCTG GTGGAGGACAGTTATATATGTGGGGTAAGATCAAGAACAATGGTGATGATTGGATGTACCCTAAACCTATGATGGATCTAAG TGGTTGGAACTTGCGGTGGATGGATTCAGGAAGCATGCATCATTTTGTTGGTGCGGATAGTTCATGCATAAGCTGGGGTCATGCTCAGTATGGAGAGCTTGGTTATGGCCCCAACG ATCCTCTGCAGCGCCTAAAAAGGTGGATTTACTCTGGGAATGCATGCAATGGG TGTGGCATGCGGTTTATCCCATTCTATGGTAATAGTTAA